The sequence AGGCCGGGTGCACGCCTTCGAACTGCTTGGCGACGACGAAGATCGCCGCCATCAACACCAGTAGCAGTGTCGCGGTTATCCGCATGGTCCGGGCGCGGTCGACGGGTAGAGCCGCCTTGGCCTGTACGGCTTCCACGGGCCTAGGCGCCGGCAGGGCCGGGACCTGGCCCTCCAGCGGGCCGGGAGCCTTACTCGGCGGGATAGGCCTCCGGCGGGTGAGGCAGGTTGTCGCCAGCCTTGTAGGTCAGCAGCTTGTCGCGCAGCCACGGGCCGAGGCGCTTCTCAAGGCCATCGGCCAGGCTGAAGCCCGCCGGCACGATGACCAGCGTCAGCAGAGTGGAGAGCAGCAAGCCGCCGATCACCGTCGTACCCATCGGCGCGCGCCAGGCAGCGTCGCCCGACAGCGACAGGGCCGTCGGGATCATGCCCGCGGTCATCGCCACGGTGGTCATCAGGATCGGCTGGGCACGCTTGTGTCCGGCGTCGATAATGGCCTCTTTCTTCGGCACGCCGTTAGCCATCTCTTCGATCGCGAAGTCGATCAGCAGGATCGAGTTCTTGGCCACGATGCCGAGCAGCATGAGCAGCCCGATATAGACCGAGATCGAAATCGGTTGCCCGAGCGCGGCGATGGCGATCAATCCGCCCAGCGGCGCGAGCAGCAGCGAGGTCATGTTCACCAGCGGCGACACGAAGCGACGATAGAGCAGGACCAGCACCGCGAAGACCATCAGGATGCCGCTGATCACGGCGATGATGAAGTTCTGGATCAGCTCCTGCTGCCACTTCTCGTCACCGACCGGAGCATTGGACACGCCCTGCGGCAGGTTCTTCATGATCGGCAGCGCGTAGATGGCGTCCTGAACCGGACCCTTCACTTCGCCAGGTCCGAGGTCCGCACCAACGAAGATACGGCGGGTCTGGTTGAAGCGCTGGATCTGCGTCGGGCCGGCACCGAAGCTGATTTCGGCCACGCGGCTGAGCGGGACCGAGCCGCCGGCCGACATCGGCACCGGCAGGTTCTCGATCGTCGAGATGTCGCGGCGGGCCGTCTTGTCGAGCACGACGCGGATCGGCACCTGGCGATCGCTTAGCGAGAACTTGGCCGCGTTCTGGTCGATCTCGCCCATGGTGGCGATGCGGATTGCCTGGCTCAGCGCCGAAGTGGTGACGCCGAGTTGGGCGGCCAGATCGAGCCGCGGGGTAATGATAAGCTCCGGCCGCTGCAGGTCGGCTGCGATGCGCGGCGCAACGACGCCCTTCACGCCCTGCATCTGTTCGACCAGCGTCTGCGCGGTACGCTGCAGGAGTAGCGGATCCGAACCGGTCAGCATGATCGAGATGTCGCGCCCGGTACCGCCGCCGCCTTGCCCGGCAAAGGTGACCCGCGCATCGGGCACCTTCTGCAGCTCGGGCATCACGCGCCGCTGAAATTCATAGCTCGGCACAGCGCGGTCAGACTTGAGCACGATGAACAGGCGCGCATTGCCTTCGTTGATGCGCTCGAGGATCCGCTCGACCTCGGGCTGCTTGTGCATGATCGCCGTCACCTGGTCGGCCACGACTTCGGTCTGCTCGATAGTCGTACCCGGAACCATCTCGATAGTGAGCTGGCTGGTGTCTTCGTCCGTCGTCGGCTGGAATTGCTGCGGAATGGTCATCAGCAGCACGATCGTCAGCCCAAGCGCGCCCAGGCCGCCCAGGAACATCCAGAACCGGTGATCGCGCGTCCGCGACTTCATCCGCCCCACGAAGTACTCGTGCCAGTCGGCAAACCGATCGCCGAACATGTTGGCAATCATGCGAATCACGGTCCGGAGTACGAGGGCTGCCACCACCGCGGCCACGAGCTTCAATACCAGGACGCCCCAGCTCGGCAGCGTATCTGCGGGAATGACCAGGCCACCATAGGCGAACACGGCATAGAGCACCGCGACGAGAAGCGCGGCGAACACGATCTCGATCAGATAGTACCAGGCGTGGCCCGGCACCGGCTGTAGCCGAGCGCGATAGGCTTCGACCTTTTCTTCGTTGAGCGTCCAGGTCAGGAGCTTGAGGTAGCGCGCCATAAGCGGGCCGCCCGCGTGGTCCGCGTGACCCTTGGCCTTGAGGAAATAAGCCGCGATCATCGGCGTGATCATACGCGCGACGGCAAGGCTCATGATCACCGCGGAGACCACGGTCAGGCCGAAGTTCTTGAAGAACTGGCCCGAAATGCCGGGCATCAAGCCAACGGGCAGGAACACCGCAACGATCGACATGGTGGTCGCAACCACCGCGAGGCCGATCTCATCCGCCGCGTCGATCGAGGCCTGATAGGCGC comes from Altererythrobacter sp. Root672 and encodes:
- a CDS encoding efflux RND transporter permease subunit, coding for MNFRNISAWSIRNPIVPIVLFIGLTLAGLVSFSRMDVNGSPDIDFPAVNVTISQPGAAPTEIETQITQKIEAAVRSVNGVDEIQSTAREGSSNTMVQFVIGTDSNEAVNEVKNAVDQVRSDLPDGILEPFVSKVEIGGSGPIGYFAVSADDMTMEQLSWFIDDQISRRLLSLPGMAAVSRAGGVDREIRVVLDPARMQAMGVTASQVNQAVRQVNTDAAGGAAEIAGSRQSVRVLGNAETALQLANTRISLSGGRSIRLDDIADVFDGYSEQTSIAKLSGRQVVTFGIERAKGASDVTVYDAAIAEMKNIQKENPGIRFTQLYTSVDYTKEQYVSSMEAMIEGSILAVIVVFLFLRDWRATVISAMAIPLSAIPTFWFMDMLGFTLNELSLLALSLVAGVLVDDAIVEIENIVRHMRMGKSAYQASIDAADEIGLAVVATTMSIVAVFLPVGLMPGISGQFFKNFGLTVVSAVIMSLAVARMITPMIAAYFLKAKGHADHAGGPLMARYLKLLTWTLNEEKVEAYRARLQPVPGHAWYYLIEIVFAALLVAVLYAVFAYGGLVIPADTLPSWGVLVLKLVAAVVAALVLRTVIRMIANMFGDRFADWHEYFVGRMKSRTRDHRFWMFLGGLGALGLTIVLLMTIPQQFQPTTDEDTSQLTIEMVPGTTIEQTEVVADQVTAIMHKQPEVERILERINEGNARLFIVLKSDRAVPSYEFQRRVMPELQKVPDARVTFAGQGGGGTGRDISIMLTGSDPLLLQRTAQTLVEQMQGVKGVVAPRIAADLQRPELIITPRLDLAAQLGVTTSALSQAIRIATMGEIDQNAAKFSLSDRQVPIRVVLDKTARRDISTIENLPVPMSAGGSVPLSRVAEISFGAGPTQIQRFNQTRRIFVGADLGPGEVKGPVQDAIYALPIMKNLPQGVSNAPVGDEKWQQELIQNFIIAVISGILMVFAVLVLLYRRFVSPLVNMTSLLLAPLGGLIAIAALGQPISISVYIGLLMLLGIVAKNSILLIDFAIEEMANGVPKKEAIIDAGHKRAQPILMTTVAMTAGMIPTALSLSGDAAWRAPMGTTVIGGLLLSTLLTLVIVPAGFSLADGLEKRLGPWLRDKLLTYKAGDNLPHPPEAYPAE